TCGAATCATGTTCATGGCATCGGCCGTGATAATCTTCTGGAAATCCAGGTACCCTTCCCGGATCCGCACATGTTTCACAGATTCGGGGATAACAAAAACGACAGGGGCTACACTATCCATGGACATTTCCATCATCACCAGCATCGCAGGCTGGTCGTAATCGGGCCAAAGATCCACCCGTGCTTCCGTGAAACGGGCAGCAAAGAGTGATCCGGCACCTGTCCACAGAAAAAAAAGAATGGCCAAAAATTGAATCCGTAACTTCATGATGAAATTTAATGGTAAGAATCATATAATATCGAGTGATTTCATGGACAAAGAGCGTTGAAAGTGTATAATATCGTGACCTTTGGAGCCGGGAAGAGACAAAAGCATGAAGGAGGCACTATGAACATCGGCATATTCTATGGATCATCAAGCGGCAATACGGAAGAGGCGGCAGAAAAAATCAGACGGGGACTATCCCTTCCGGAAGGGAACATTTTTGATATCAGCGAAACGGAAGCTGACGCATTTGATCACTACGACGTCATCATCTTTGCCAGCTCAAGCACAGGAACAGGCAACATGCAGCCGGACTGGGCGGAATTTCGGGATGAGCTGGAGAAAATTGATTTTTCCGATAAAACTGTGGCCTTCGTAGGCATGGGGGATCAGATGATGTTTCCCGACTCTTTCCTGGGGGGTATCAGTCACCTCTACAGCCTGGTAGCCAAAAAAGCCGAACGGGTCATCGGCGGGAACTGGCCGGCAGACGGCTACGAATTTGAGCATTCCAAATTTTATAAAAAGGGACGTTTCCGTGGTCTTGCACTGGATGCAGACAACCAGCCTGAACTGACAGATGAGCGGATTGAGCGTTGGATCGGACAGATTCTGGAAGAGCTAGGGTATGAGTGAACCTGGGATCAAGTGCCCCTGGATTGAAATTCGGGGCTAACTTGTTCCTGAAATTCCACCAACGATATGTTAAATTCCAACATTTGAAAATAAATAATGAATGAGGTTTGACTATGGAACTGAAACTGCACGAATTTGATTTACCCCTGAAATATAAGTTCGGGATTTCACGGGAGACCCGGACGGTGCAAAAAACAGTGATTGCCGAAGTTATTCAGGATGGCATCAGCGGATATGGCGAAGCCGTGGCTAACCACAAATATTACGGGTTTACCGTGGAAAAAATGTTTGCCGACCTGAATGGACTCCAGGAGGACTTGAAAACACGGAATCTCCTGGAAATCACACCGGATGCCCTGTGGTCAATCTACCATCCCAAGCTGAAAGCAAATCCCTTTGCCCAATGTGCCCTGGATATGGCCCTGTGGGATCTTTACGGAAAGTTGAAGGGGAAAAAGACCTGGGAGTTGTGGGGACTGGATGCCTCCAAACGACCGGTGACAGATTATACCATTGGTATTGATGACATTGAAGTCATGAAAAAGAAACTCCTGGAGTTTAAAGACTGGCCGGTTTTTAAAATCAAGCTGGGAACCGACCATGACATGGAGATTATGCAGGAACTGCGGAAGGTAACAGAGGCCACGCTGCGGATTGATGCCAATTGTGCCTGGACCGCCGAACAGACCATCGAATTTTCCAAAACCCTGAAAGAACTGGATGTGGAATTCATTGAACAACCTTTGCCGGCAGAAGACTGGGAAGGAATGAAAAAAGTGTATGAAAAATCTGTCCTGCCGGTCATCGCCGATGAAAGCTGTGTTCACGAGGAAGATGTGGATCGCTGTCACGGCAATTTTCACGGGGTAAACATCAAAGTTGTGAAATGTGGCGGACTCACGCCGGCTCTGCGTATGATCCGCCGGGCCCGTGAACTTGAGATGAA
This window of the Candidatus Neomarinimicrobiota bacterium genome carries:
- a CDS encoding flavodoxin; translation: MNIGIFYGSSSGNTEEAAEKIRRGLSLPEGNIFDISETEADAFDHYDVIIFASSSTGTGNMQPDWAEFRDELEKIDFSDKTVAFVGMGDQMMFPDSFLGGISHLYSLVAKKAERVIGGNWPADGYEFEHSKFYKKGRFRGLALDADNQPELTDERIERWIGQILEELGYE
- a CDS encoding dipeptide epimerase encodes the protein MELKLHEFDLPLKYKFGISRETRTVQKTVIAEVIQDGISGYGEAVANHKYYGFTVEKMFADLNGLQEDLKTRNLLEITPDALWSIYHPKLKANPFAQCALDMALWDLYGKLKGKKTWELWGLDASKRPVTDYTIGIDDIEVMKKKLLEFKDWPVFKIKLGTDHDMEIMQELRKVTEATLRIDANCAWTAEQTIEFSKTLKELDVEFIEQPLPAEDWEGMKKVYEKSVLPVIADESCVHEEDVDRCHGNFHGVNIKVVKCGGLTPALRMIRRARELEMKVMVGCMTESTVGISGIAQLMPLLDYVDADGPALLAKDIATGVTIDKGVVSYSDVPGNGVVLSGELN